Proteins found in one Cervus canadensis isolate Bull #8, Minnesota chromosome 24, ASM1932006v1, whole genome shotgun sequence genomic segment:
- the LOC122426732 gene encoding histone-lysine N-methyltransferase PRDM9-like codes for MRPNRSQEESTEGDAGRTERKPTAKDAFKDISVYFSKEEWEEMGEWEKIRYRNVKRNYEALIAIGFRATRPAFMHHRRQLIKPQVDDTEDSDEEWTPRQQGKLSSMAFRVKHSKHQKGMSRASLSKESSLKELPGAAKLLKTSGSKQVPPPRKARTPGQHPREKVELRRKETGVKRYSLRERKGHVYQEVSEPQDDDYLYCEECQNFFIDSCAAHGPPTFVKDCAVEKGHANRSALTLPPGLSIRLSGIPDAGLGVWNEVSDLPRGLHFGPYEGQITDDEEAANNGYSWLITKGRNCYEYVDGKDTSWANWMRYVNCARDDEEQNLVAVQYHGQIFYRTCQVVRPGCELLVWYGDEYGQDLGIKQDSRGKSELPAGIAEPKPKIHPCASCSLAISSQKFLSQHIQRNHPSQTLLRPSERDLLQPEDPCPGNQNQQQQYSDPHSPSDKPEVWEAKDSGQASPDTMTALHGHKGHQQSRDGQPAASAARSTLTTAAPRLYQPRLCTALLGCWGSGTLAFTSWVPASKGVPRHQLGLAKGELDAREPETLQQPNFVTTTPVWVTRSILRIHEELNHCLPTERKNDMIPYGQHRSPPGPAPPGPRRHVSSTPPAKGRGAGSPPARGLRRPTRRRAGSRGGDSRAAGAELPPAGCPPGGDSRCLTRTTSPARPLAGQRPAPSRCAGPPQSRVPSVPVPVQSTSLRSPTKPSPASRRAPSSAASARFLGQPPPHPRPRCLLTLTRHVPDPTAA; via the exons ATGAGGCCCAACAGGTCTCAAGAGGAAAGCACTGAGGGAGATGCCGGGAGAACAGAGCGGAAGCCCACG gCCAAAGATGCTTTCAAAGACATCTCCGTatacttctccaaggaagaatgggaagagatgggagaatgggaaaaaatccgATATAGGAATGTGAAAAGAAACTATGAAGCGCTGATTGCTATAG GTTTCAGAGCCACTCGACCAGCTTTCATGCATCACCGCAGGCAGCTCATCAAACCCCAGGTAGATGACACTGAGGATTCTGATGAAGAATGGACACCAAGGCAGCAAG GTAAACTTTCTTCGATGGCCTTCAGAGTAAAGCACAGTAAACACCAGAAG GGAATGTCCAGGGCATCATTAAGCAAGGAATCTAGTTTGAAGGAATTGCCAGGAGCAGCAAAATTGCTGAAGACAAGTGGCTCCAAGCAAGTGCCCCCTCCCAGAAAAGCAAGGACCCCTGGACAGCACCCCAGAGAAAAAGTCG aactcagaagaaaggagactGGAGTGAAGAGGTACAGTCTACGAGAAAGAAAGGGCCACGTGTACCAAGAGGTCAGCGAGCCCCAGGATGACGACTACCTCT ATTGTGAGGAGTGTCAGAACTTCTTCATCGACAGCTGTGCTGCCCATGGGCCCCCAACGTTTGTAAAGGACTGTGCAGTGGAAAAGGGGCATGCCAACCGCTCAGCCCTCACTCTGCCCCCTGGGTTAAGCATCAGACTGTCAGGCATCCCTGACGCTGGGCTTGGAGTGTGGAACGAGGTGTCCGATCTGCCGCGGGGCCTGCACTTTGGCCCCTATGAGGGCCAGATCACAGACGATGAAGAGGCCGCCAACAATGGGTACTCCTGGCTG ATCACCAAAGGGAGAAACTGCTACGAGTATGTGGATGGAAAGGACACGTCTTGGGCCAACTGGATGAG GTATGTAAACTGTGCCCGGGACGATGAGGAGCAGAACCTGGTGGCCGTCCAGTATCACGGGCAGATCTTCTACCGAACCTGCCAGGTGGTCAGGCCGGGCTGTGAGCTGCTGGTCTGGTATGGGGACGAGTATGGCCAGGACCTTGGCATCAAGCAGGACAGCAGGGGGAAGAGCGAGCTGCCGGCTGGGATAG CAGAACCAAAGCCCAAGATCCACCCATGTGCCTCCTGCTCTCTGGCCATCTCCAGTCAGAAATTCCTCAGCCAACACATCCAACGCAATCACCCCTCTCAGACCCTCCTGAGACCATCTGAAAGAGACCTCCTCCAACCAGAGGATCCCTGCCCAGGCAATCAAAATCAGCAGCAGCAATATTCAGATCCACACAGCCCAAGTGACAAACCTGAGGTTTGGGAGGCCAAGGACAG CGGCCAGGCCTCACCTGACACCATGACTGCCCTGCACGGGCACAAAGGACACCAGCAGTCACGGGACGGACAGCCAGCTGCCTCTGCCGCACGCTCCACCCTGACCACGGCGGCCCCACGGCTGTACCAGCCCCGCCTGTGCACGGCTCTGCTTGGCTGTTGGGGCTCAGGGACCCTGG CTTTCACCTCCTGGGTGCCTGCCAGCAAGGGGGTCCCAAGACACCAACTGGGGTTGGCGAAGGGCGAGCTGGATGCCAGGGAACCCgagaccctgcagcag CCGAACTTTGTAACCACGACGCCGGTCTGGGTCACTCGTTCCATCCTCAGAATCCACGAGGAGCTGAACCACTGTCTGCCGACCGAACGAAAGAATGATATGATCCCATATGGGCAGCATCGGTCTCCACCAGGACCAGCTCCTCCAGGCCCTCGCAGGCACGTGTCCTCGACCCCGCCGGCTAAAGGGCGCGGCGCCGGCAGCCCGCCAGCCCGCGGCCTCAGAAGACCCACCCGGCGGCGCGCCGGCTCGAGGGGCGGTGACAGCCGCGCGGCGGGGGCGGAGCTGCCACCAGCTGGGTGTCCGCCCGGAGGCGACTCGCGCTGCCTCACCCGGACGACGAGTCCGGCCCGCCCGCTCGCCGGGCAGCGCCCTGCACCCTCACGTTGTGCGGGGCCCCCTCAGTCCCGGGTCCCCTCGGTCCCGGTTCCGGTCCAGTCCACTTCCCTCCGTTCCCCCACAAAACCGTCCCCGGCGTCCCGCCGCGCCCCATCCTCCGCCGCCTCCGCCCGATTCCTGggacaacccccaccccacccccggccccgatGCTTGCTCACCCTCACCCGCCATGTCCCGGACCCCACCGCAGCGTGA